In Leucobacter insecticola, one DNA window encodes the following:
- the sdhA gene encoding succinate dehydrogenase flavoprotein subunit → MTTNTHEGEEVTVKDGVTYHQFDVVIVGAGGAGMRAAIEAGPKAKTAVITKLYPTRSHTGAAQGGMAAALANVEDDNWEWHTFDTVKGGDYLVDQDAAEILAKEAIDAVIDLENMGLPFNRTTEGKIDQRRFGGHTRDHGKAPVRRACYAADRTGHMILQTLFQNCVKLGVNFFNEYYVLDLVMTEEGGKKRPSGVVAYELSTGALHVFQAKSIVFATGGFGKIFKTTSNAHTLTGDGVGIIWRKGLPLEDMEFYQFHPTGLAGLGILLTEGARGEGAILRNASGERFMERYAPTIKDLAPRDIVARCMVQEVLDGRGAGPHKDYVYLDCTHLGAEVLETKLPDITEFARTYLGVDPVTEPVPVFPTAHYAMGGIPTNVKGEVLSDNDTVVPGLYAAGECACVSVHGSNRLGTNSLLDINVFGKRSGNGAADYANSADFVKLPADPAKEVRELVERFRTGTGTERVADIRKELQEAMDRGAQVFRTEESLTEVLGVIHNLRERYKNVGVQDRGMRYNTDLLEAIELGFLLDLAEVLAYAARNRKESRGGHMRDDYPNRDDENYMQHTMAYLSGDPHSADPDDHIRLDWKPVVFTKNDKGELNYPPMERKY, encoded by the coding sequence GTGACCACCAACACCCACGAGGGCGAGGAAGTGACCGTCAAGGACGGCGTCACTTACCACCAGTTTGACGTTGTCATCGTTGGCGCCGGTGGCGCCGGCATGCGCGCCGCAATTGAGGCCGGCCCCAAGGCGAAGACTGCCGTGATCACCAAGCTGTATCCGACGCGTTCCCACACCGGTGCCGCTCAGGGTGGCATGGCTGCTGCGCTCGCCAACGTTGAGGATGATAACTGGGAATGGCACACCTTCGACACCGTCAAGGGCGGCGATTACCTGGTTGACCAGGATGCGGCAGAAATCCTCGCGAAGGAGGCCATCGACGCGGTCATTGACCTCGAAAACATGGGTCTACCCTTCAACCGCACGACGGAGGGCAAGATCGATCAGCGTCGCTTCGGCGGTCACACGCGCGACCACGGTAAGGCACCGGTGCGCCGCGCCTGCTACGCTGCAGACCGCACCGGTCACATGATCCTGCAGACGCTGTTCCAGAACTGCGTCAAGCTCGGTGTGAACTTCTTTAACGAGTACTATGTGCTCGACCTCGTGATGACCGAAGAGGGCGGCAAGAAGCGCCCCTCCGGTGTCGTCGCTTACGAGCTGTCGACCGGTGCGTTGCACGTCTTCCAAGCAAAGTCGATCGTGTTTGCGACCGGCGGCTTTGGCAAGATCTTCAAGACCACCTCGAACGCGCACACCCTTACCGGTGACGGCGTCGGCATCATCTGGCGCAAGGGGCTGCCGCTCGAGGACATGGAGTTTTACCAGTTCCACCCGACGGGTCTCGCGGGGCTCGGCATTCTGCTGACGGAGGGCGCGCGCGGTGAAGGCGCGATCCTGCGGAACGCGAGCGGTGAGCGGTTCATGGAGCGTTACGCGCCGACGATTAAGGATCTCGCGCCGCGTGACATTGTCGCCCGCTGCATGGTCCAGGAAGTGCTCGACGGCCGCGGCGCCGGTCCGCACAAGGACTACGTCTACCTCGACTGCACCCACCTGGGCGCCGAGGTGCTCGAGACGAAGCTGCCCGACATCACCGAGTTTGCGCGCACCTACCTCGGTGTGGATCCGGTGACCGAGCCCGTGCCGGTCTTCCCGACGGCGCACTACGCGATGGGCGGGATCCCGACCAACGTGAAGGGTGAGGTGCTCAGCGACAACGACACCGTTGTTCCCGGCCTCTACGCCGCGGGCGAGTGCGCGTGTGTGTCGGTGCACGGGTCAAACCGTCTCGGCACCAACTCGCTGCTCGACATCAACGTGTTCGGCAAGCGCTCGGGCAACGGCGCAGCCGACTACGCCAACTCGGCTGACTTTGTGAAGCTCCCCGCCGATCCCGCAAAGGAGGTGCGTGAGCTCGTTGAGCGCTTCCGCACCGGCACCGGCACCGAGCGTGTCGCTGACATTCGCAAGGAACTGCAGGAAGCGATGGATCGCGGCGCTCAGGTGTTCCGCACCGAAGAGTCGCTGACCGAGGTGCTGGGCGTGATCCACAACCTGCGCGAGCGCTACAAGAACGTCGGTGTGCAGGATCGTGGCATGCGGTACAACACCGATCTGCTCGAGGCGATCGAGCTCGGCTTCCTGCTCGACCTCGCCGAGGTGCTCGCCTACGCGGCGCGCAACCGCAAGGAGAGCCGTGGCGGCCACATGCGCGACGACTACCCCAATCGTGATGACGAGAACTACATGCAGCACACGATGGCGTACCTCTCGGGCGATCCGCACTCCGCAGATCCCGACGACCACATTCGCCTTGACTGGAAGCCGGTCGTCTTCACGAAGAACGACAAGGGCGAACTGAACTACCCGCCGATGGAGAGGAAGTACTAG
- a CDS encoding succinate dehydrogenase iron-sulfur subunit, translating to MSAATAEAATTAAPDAPKPFTVTLLIRRYNPESEREAYWEDFDVEMYPTDRILDALHRIKWDVDGTLAFRRSCAHGICGSDAMRINGRNRLACKTLIKDLDITKPIYVEAIKGLPLEKDLIVDMEPFFASYREVQPFLVANSAPEPGKERIQDIASRERFDDTTKCILCAACTSSCPVFWTDGQYFGPAAIVNAHRFIFDSRDDNAQVRLDILNDTEGVWRCRTTFNCSDACPRGIQVTKAIAEVKAAIRTGKTS from the coding sequence ATGAGTGCCGCAACTGCTGAGGCTGCCACCACGGCCGCGCCCGACGCGCCCAAGCCCTTCACCGTCACCCTTCTGATTCGTCGCTACAACCCCGAATCGGAGCGAGAAGCGTACTGGGAAGACTTCGACGTCGAGATGTACCCGACGGACCGCATCCTCGACGCGCTGCACCGCATCAAGTGGGATGTCGATGGCACGCTTGCGTTCCGCCGCTCCTGCGCCCACGGTATCTGCGGATCCGACGCCATGCGCATCAACGGCCGTAACCGGCTCGCGTGCAAGACTCTGATCAAGGATCTTGACATCACGAAGCCGATTTACGTTGAGGCGATCAAGGGCCTGCCACTCGAGAAGGATCTCATCGTCGATATGGAGCCGTTTTTCGCTTCATATCGTGAGGTGCAGCCGTTCCTGGTGGCGAACTCGGCCCCCGAGCCCGGCAAGGAGCGCATCCAAGATATCGCCTCGCGCGAGCGCTTCGACGACACCACAAAGTGCATCCTCTGCGCCGCGTGCACCTCGTCTTGCCCCGTGTTCTGGACCGACGGCCAGTACTTCGGTCCGGCCGCCATCGTCAACGCGCACCGCTTCATCTTCGACTCGCGCGACGACAACGCGCAGGTGCGTCTCGACATCCTGAACGACACCGAGGGTGTGTGGCGCTGCCGCACGACCTTCAACTGCTCGGACGCCTGCCCGCGCGGGATCCAGGTGACTAAGGCCATCGCCGAGGTCAAGGCCGCGATCCGCACAGGGAAAACCTCCTAG
- a CDS encoding YihY/virulence factor BrkB family protein gives MTTPREPSSRSGESSGASSRVAETVERGRGVWAWVQTTRAWRAISHFTDVGGNVLSGGMSYQALFAVFAGLWVGFGIFGIWLRERPELLDTIVTQINTFIPGLLEEGGTRGAVSINVLLGARVLDWTSIAAGLALVWVATNWFTGTRRSIRIIFGLEVKQYRSALLLKLRDLALAMGFFLAILVSAAFTVMSSSVADSLFSWLGVDADSWFFGTLGTILRYGAMYVFDVLVLIAMHRFLAEVRVPRWSLLRGCVLGGAALLLLKILGSAILGGASSNALLAIFAVFIGLLLWFNFICRVLLLTAAWISVGQNPEFGLPKEGAGALRLLG, from the coding sequence ATGACGACGCCCCGTGAACCCTCCTCCCGCTCGGGGGAGAGTTCCGGGGCGTCTTCGCGTGTCGCAGAAACGGTGGAACGCGGACGCGGCGTCTGGGCGTGGGTGCAGACGACTCGGGCTTGGCGCGCCATCTCCCATTTCACCGATGTCGGTGGCAATGTCCTCAGCGGTGGCATGAGTTACCAGGCACTGTTCGCGGTGTTTGCGGGTCTGTGGGTCGGGTTCGGGATCTTCGGAATCTGGCTGCGGGAACGCCCCGAACTGCTGGACACGATCGTCACGCAGATCAACACTTTCATCCCCGGACTCCTCGAAGAGGGCGGAACCAGGGGAGCGGTCTCAATCAACGTGTTGCTGGGTGCGCGCGTGCTCGATTGGACGAGCATCGCTGCGGGTCTCGCGCTCGTCTGGGTCGCAACGAACTGGTTTACGGGGACCAGACGTTCGATCCGGATCATCTTCGGTCTCGAGGTGAAACAGTATCGCAGTGCCCTGCTGCTGAAGCTTCGCGACCTGGCACTCGCGATGGGGTTCTTTCTCGCGATCCTCGTGTCTGCCGCCTTCACGGTGATGAGCTCGAGCGTTGCCGACAGCCTATTCTCCTGGCTGGGAGTTGATGCAGACAGTTGGTTCTTCGGCACGCTGGGCACGATCCTGCGCTACGGTGCGATGTACGTGTTTGATGTGCTGGTGCTCATTGCGATGCACCGTTTTCTCGCTGAGGTGCGGGTGCCGAGGTGGTCATTGCTGCGTGGCTGTGTGCTCGGCGGTGCCGCGTTGCTTCTCCTGAAGATCCTCGGCAGCGCGATCCTCGGTGGTGCATCGAGCAATGCGCTCCTCGCAATCTTCGCCGTATTCATCGGTCTGTTGCTGTGGTTCAATTTCATCTGCCGGGTGCTGCTGCTGACGGCGGCCTGGATCTCGGTGGGACAGAACCCCGAGTTCGGCTTGCCCAAAGAGGGCGCGGGAGCGCTGCGGCTGCTGGGTTAG
- a CDS encoding signal peptidase I, translating to MSRTQDQITPQAPRMRVWRGIFRGISAVVLSITVVLAFAAVVIPTFTGAQTYTVLTRSMEPAYPPGTYLVVRPTPVDELKLGDIITYQLKSGQPEVVTHRITGVSTNSDGERRFTTQGDNNAVADPEQVRPVQIRGALWYAIPYLGWLTGLRGESSSSVWIPIAAGLVFLYAAYMVVAWIIERRKTRAADAEQPEHDTAPEGPADPLPGSDDSKL from the coding sequence GTGAGCAGGACGCAAGATCAGATCACCCCGCAGGCACCGCGCATGCGCGTTTGGCGGGGCATCTTTCGCGGGATCAGCGCGGTGGTACTGTCGATCACGGTGGTGCTCGCTTTCGCCGCCGTCGTCATCCCCACCTTCACCGGTGCACAAACTTACACGGTGTTGACGCGCTCCATGGAACCAGCCTACCCGCCCGGGACGTATCTCGTGGTGCGCCCAACACCGGTAGACGAGCTGAAACTCGGTGACATCATCACCTATCAGCTCAAGTCAGGCCAGCCAGAGGTCGTCACGCACCGCATTACCGGAGTGTCGACCAACAGTGATGGCGAGCGACGCTTCACGACTCAGGGCGATAACAACGCCGTCGCCGATCCCGAACAGGTGCGCCCCGTGCAGATTCGCGGAGCGCTGTGGTATGCGATTCCCTATCTCGGATGGCTGACCGGACTGCGCGGCGAGAGCTCCTCGTCGGTGTGGATCCCGATTGCTGCAGGGCTGGTCTTCCTCTACGCCGCCTACATGGTGGTCGCGTGGATCATCGAGCGCCGCAAGACCCGGGCCGCCGACGCCGAGCAGCCTGAGCACGACACCGCCCCTGAGGGTCCCGCGGATCCCCTGCCCGGCAGTGACGATTCGAAACTCTAA
- a CDS encoding ricin-type beta-trefoil lectin domain protein: protein MNTRQSRFTRRTAKTVSVIALALAGILGGTAAYASFIPTVSASGSVSAGKLSVSVTGFTNATMRNSDTSVAMPFTVTNTTQSGSTQKATASINISGTDSAFPASSVWPVANAAACPVNASVGAGSTSIVWPSGGNISVDLAPGASQVYCLRTDRTVAVSDISGTRSNAITVTASLRLGNFQASSQATASLSTVAIYPSATPTDSWYRVRAQGQSVCFDVNGGSNATIGSGIGTYTCYASDDLAYSNQWFSFKPVTGGVAIRPKMPAGTSMQSNGSSVSVQATNTGVVAQRWITQVVSTNVVQIVEASTGRCLTAPSTAGALTLSICNNLNTQKFGLTKVNVATPTSGTVEHEVAVAEEGTEEGTEEGTEEGMEEIMPEESTSEDTKSEETASEESTEARIVEPSELGAEQRAGADTPLPTVGSARPESPVQPQKTSAIATLTRSNDAA from the coding sequence ATGAACACTCGACAGTCACGCTTCACGCGGAGAACCGCAAAGACGGTGTCCGTCATTGCACTCGCGCTCGCCGGCATCCTCGGTGGGACCGCGGCGTACGCAAGCTTCATCCCGACAGTATCCGCAAGCGGCTCGGTCTCCGCAGGCAAACTGTCTGTGTCCGTCACCGGATTCACGAACGCTACGATGCGCAACTCCGACACCTCGGTGGCGATGCCGTTTACCGTCACCAACACAACACAGTCGGGATCCACACAGAAAGCAACCGCTTCGATCAATATCAGCGGCACCGACAGCGCCTTCCCCGCTTCATCGGTATGGCCCGTGGCAAACGCAGCGGCATGCCCCGTGAACGCAAGCGTGGGCGCAGGATCAACCTCCATCGTTTGGCCGAGCGGAGGCAACATCAGCGTTGACCTCGCACCGGGAGCGAGCCAGGTGTATTGTCTCCGCACAGACCGGACCGTCGCCGTTTCAGACATTTCCGGAACTCGCAGCAATGCAATCACGGTGACCGCTTCTCTGCGGCTCGGGAACTTCCAGGCGAGTAGCCAAGCCACAGCCTCGCTCTCGACCGTAGCCATCTACCCGTCCGCGACCCCTACAGACAGTTGGTACCGCGTCAGGGCACAAGGACAGAGCGTCTGCTTTGACGTCAACGGCGGCAGCAACGCAACGATTGGTTCCGGCATCGGCACCTACACCTGCTACGCCAGCGATGATCTTGCCTACAGCAACCAGTGGTTCTCATTCAAGCCGGTCACCGGTGGAGTGGCGATCCGTCCCAAGATGCCCGCGGGAACGAGCATGCAGTCCAACGGCTCTTCGGTATCCGTGCAGGCAACAAACACGGGCGTCGTAGCACAGCGTTGGATCACCCAGGTGGTCTCAACCAACGTCGTGCAAATCGTAGAGGCCAGCACCGGCCGATGCCTGACCGCACCGAGCACCGCCGGCGCTTTGACGCTGAGCATCTGCAACAACCTCAATACGCAAAAGTTCGGCCTCACAAAGGTCAACGTCGCGACGCCGACCTCAGGGACCGTTGAGCACGAGGTTGCTGTCGCGGAGGAAGGCACGGAGGAAGGCACGGAGGAAGGCACGGAGGAAGGCATGGAGGAAATCATGCCCGAGGAAAGCACGTCAGAAGACACCAAGTCGGAAGAAACTGCGTCAGAAGAAAGCACCGAAGCGCGCATCGTCGAGCCTAGCGAGCTCGGTGCCGAACAACGGGCTGGGGCAGATACGCCGCTGCCCACGGTTGGATCTGCGCGCCCAGAATCACCCGTGCAACCGCAGAAAACCAGCGCGATCGCGACGCTGACGAGGTCAAACGATGCCGCGTAG
- a CDS encoding alternate-type signal peptide domain-containing protein, with the protein MNKLAKGAIATGIGTALLLGGGTTLALWNDAVNVGSSQEINSGVLTLDATPGTWSASPDLWVPGDSFTYTTDVSIVAQGDNLISELKIDPSSVTGDAALLAALDYSISVSNVAGGSLTEISPDVYSVSPANATSGTPITATVTVKVDFPENSVSDLVAQGAQAQLSTLQLLLNQIAA; encoded by the coding sequence ATGAACAAACTTGCTAAGGGCGCAATCGCAACCGGCATCGGCACCGCACTGCTTCTCGGCGGCGGCACCACCCTCGCTCTCTGGAACGACGCAGTAAACGTCGGATCCTCGCAGGAGATCAACTCCGGTGTACTCACGCTCGACGCAACTCCGGGCACCTGGTCCGCGAGCCCCGACCTGTGGGTGCCGGGTGATTCCTTCACCTACACCACCGACGTCAGCATCGTCGCTCAGGGCGACAACCTGATCTCTGAACTGAAGATCGACCCCAGCTCAGTGACCGGCGATGCCGCACTGCTCGCTGCACTCGACTACAGCATCAGCGTCTCGAATGTCGCCGGCGGCAGCCTGACGGAAATCAGCCCGGACGTGTACAGCGTTTCACCCGCCAACGCGACAAGCGGGACACCGATTACGGCGACCGTCACCGTGAAGGTCGATTTCCCCGAGAACTCGGTTTCCGACCTGGTTGCCCAGGGCGCTCAGGCACAGCTCAGCACTCTGCAGCTGCTGCTGAACCAGATCGCTGCATAA
- a CDS encoding helix-turn-helix domain-containing protein, whose product MVLEGMTNQQIAAKLVVSVRTVESHLHRAMRKVGVSSRHDLSEQLGSLIMPGS is encoded by the coding sequence ATGGTGCTTGAGGGTATGACGAACCAACAGATCGCGGCGAAACTTGTCGTGTCGGTGCGAACCGTAGAGAGTCACCTGCACCGGGCAATGCGTAAGGTTGGCGTGAGTAGCCGCCACGATCTCAGTGAGCAATTGGGCTCACTCATAATGCCGGGCAGTTAG
- a CDS encoding thymidine phosphorylase, whose product MNTRLPVEPYDVVDLITRKRFAGALSDAEVAWLIDAYVRGVVAPEQMSALLMAIVIQGMEPAEIRALTAAMIASGERLDFSGLGRPAIDKHSTGGVGDKITLPLVPLLASLGVAVPQLSGRGLGHTGGTLDKLESIPGWRAALTNDEMRRVLRDVGGVICAAGTGLAPADRAMYALRDVTGTVASVPLIASSIMSKKIAEGASGLVLDVKFGSGAFLPDQLQATELAETMVRLGQDSGLRTVALITDMDAPLGRAVGNANEVRESVEVLSGGGPADVVELTLALAREMLDLAGMRDVDPAPALRDGRALASWRELIMAQGGDPDAPLPVARETETVRATSDGIVQRVDARAVGIGAWRLGAGRARPGDPVEHAAGVEVLVRPGDRVRAGDPVFEVSCDEEGRMARGIAALAAAVEVGDAVPTRRPLVAARIAEA is encoded by the coding sequence ATGAATACACGGCTGCCGGTGGAACCCTATGACGTTGTTGATCTGATCACACGCAAGCGCTTCGCGGGTGCGCTCAGTGATGCGGAGGTGGCGTGGCTCATCGATGCGTATGTGCGCGGCGTCGTTGCCCCCGAACAGATGAGCGCCCTCCTTATGGCCATCGTGATTCAGGGGATGGAACCCGCCGAGATTCGCGCATTGACCGCCGCGATGATCGCGAGCGGCGAGCGGCTAGATTTCTCCGGGCTCGGCCGCCCCGCAATCGACAAACACTCCACCGGCGGGGTGGGCGACAAAATCACTCTGCCGCTTGTACCACTGCTGGCGTCGCTCGGTGTCGCGGTGCCGCAGCTGTCAGGCCGCGGCCTTGGACACACGGGAGGAACGCTCGACAAGCTGGAGTCAATCCCGGGGTGGCGGGCAGCCCTCACCAACGACGAGATGAGGCGTGTGCTGCGCGACGTCGGCGGTGTGATCTGCGCCGCGGGCACCGGGCTCGCGCCGGCAGACCGCGCCATGTATGCGCTGCGCGATGTGACCGGCACCGTTGCCTCGGTGCCACTGATCGCCTCCTCCATCATGAGCAAGAAGATTGCGGAGGGTGCCAGCGGACTGGTGCTTGACGTGAAATTCGGGTCGGGTGCTTTCCTCCCGGATCAGCTGCAGGCGACGGAACTCGCGGAGACGATGGTTCGTCTCGGCCAGGACTCCGGGCTTCGCACGGTCGCGCTGATCACCGACATGGATGCGCCACTCGGGCGCGCGGTCGGGAACGCCAACGAGGTCCGCGAGTCCGTTGAGGTGCTTTCGGGTGGCGGACCGGCCGATGTCGTGGAGCTGACTCTCGCGCTGGCCCGCGAAATGCTCGACCTTGCGGGCATGCGCGATGTTGATCCGGCGCCCGCCCTTCGCGACGGGCGCGCCCTCGCATCCTGGCGCGAGCTCATCATGGCGCAGGGTGGGGATCCGGACGCACCACTACCCGTTGCACGTGAAACGGAGACCGTGCGGGCCACCTCCGATGGCATCGTGCAGCGCGTAGACGCTCGTGCGGTCGGGATCGGGGCCTGGCGACTCGGTGCGGGGCGCGCCCGCCCCGGCGATCCGGTTGAGCATGCCGCGGGGGTCGAGGTGCTCGTGCGCCCGGGGGATCGAGTGCGTGCGGGGGATCCGGTGTTTGAAGTGTCGTGCGATGAGGAGGGGCGCATGGCCCGCGGGATCGCGGCGCTCGCCGCAGCGGTCGAGGTGGGGGATGCCGTGCCCACTCGACGCCCACTCGTTGCTGCGCGAATTGCAGAAGCCTAG
- a CDS encoding ATP-binding protein — MAYFPRVTDAPLLEYLDVFGGVLLEGPRGCGKTSTGAQHAKSAVRLDRSAAMVELAELSPQTLLAGETPRLVDEWQLAPSLWNAMRHEIDDRQARGQFILSGSATPDDDEIRHSGAGRFGRIRMRTMSLAESQRSSGGVSLRELRHGVSISARSELSYADLAAEAVRGGWPALLQASERQALVFNRSYMQDLFASEIALAMGGRRDPVRMQRLIESIARNIASEATVVTLAKDVSADGGSFAPETAREYLNALSRVFVLEPLPAYSVALRSRSRLRTKPKLMLSEPALACAALGVDATRLAGDPEFFGQVFEAMVVRDLRSLASVELGQVYHYRDNTGLEIDAILEYPGQQWAAVEVKLGQKAVAEAEKHLLTLRDERIDTDKVGDPRFLAIVTGTEFAYTLPSGVHVVPLGCLAP, encoded by the coding sequence ATGGCATATTTTCCACGGGTGACTGACGCCCCCCTGCTTGAATATCTCGACGTGTTTGGCGGCGTCCTTCTGGAGGGGCCGCGCGGCTGCGGCAAGACCTCGACGGGTGCACAGCACGCCAAGAGTGCGGTGCGCTTGGATCGTTCCGCGGCGATGGTCGAGCTCGCCGAGCTGAGTCCGCAGACGCTGCTCGCGGGCGAGACTCCGAGGCTTGTCGACGAGTGGCAGCTCGCGCCCTCTCTGTGGAACGCAATGCGGCATGAGATCGACGACCGACAGGCTCGCGGTCAGTTTATTCTGAGTGGATCCGCGACTCCGGACGATGACGAGATCAGGCATTCAGGGGCGGGTCGTTTTGGCCGTATCCGGATGCGTACCATGTCGCTGGCTGAGTCTCAGCGATCAAGTGGCGGCGTATCACTGAGAGAACTGAGACACGGCGTGAGTATCAGCGCCAGAAGCGAACTCAGCTATGCGGATCTCGCGGCGGAGGCGGTGCGGGGAGGCTGGCCAGCGCTGCTCCAGGCGAGCGAACGCCAGGCGCTCGTCTTCAACCGTTCGTATATGCAAGATCTGTTTGCGAGCGAGATTGCGCTCGCAATGGGAGGGCGCCGCGATCCCGTACGAATGCAGCGGCTCATCGAGTCGATCGCGCGCAACATCGCGAGCGAGGCGACGGTGGTGACGCTCGCGAAGGATGTGTCGGCAGACGGCGGGTCGTTTGCGCCCGAGACGGCGCGGGAGTATCTGAATGCTCTCTCCCGCGTGTTCGTGCTCGAACCACTGCCCGCCTACAGTGTGGCCCTGCGCTCGCGATCCCGCTTGCGCACGAAACCAAAGTTGATGCTCAGCGAACCCGCGCTTGCGTGCGCCGCCCTGGGGGTCGATGCCACCAGGCTTGCGGGCGATCCCGAATTCTTCGGGCAGGTGTTTGAGGCGATGGTGGTTCGGGATCTACGTTCTCTCGCGTCGGTCGAACTGGGGCAGGTGTATCACTATCGAGACAACACCGGTCTTGAGATCGATGCGATCCTGGAGTACCCGGGCCAGCAGTGGGCCGCCGTCGAGGTCAAGCTCGGCCAGAAAGCGGTGGCGGAGGCCGAGAAGCACCTATTGACGCTTCGTGACGAACGCATTGACACCGACAAGGTGGGGGACCCGAGATTCCTCGCGATCGTGACGGGCACCGAGTTCGCCTACACTCTTCCCTCTGGAGTGCACGTCGTGCCGCTCGGGTGCCTCGCTCCGTAG
- a CDS encoding ADP-dependent NAD(P)H-hydrate dehydratase — MGPRTRRRRTTQSGPTDDKYHRGVVAIRTGSSRYPGAAVLSVSAAWRAGAGMVRYVPPNEDQAPLFGLPAPAAAVLAAHPETVFGDADKRGCDAWVIGSGSDPAERSAAERSRLLEILGGEAPVVIDAGALELAGAQVKGVRAPAILTPHLGEFARLWRGCGLGAPPGQDHATQSGRSHAARPSADHTDAKGQAEAAAHLAARLGATVLLKGSTTVVATPNGRCILSGPATPWLATAGTGDVLAGILGSLLAAHSFEVRADQERLAELGATAAVLHDTAARIAAGDPDATGAGHPITAADVAAAIPQAWMRVTQS, encoded by the coding sequence TTGGGACCCCGCACACGCCGTCGCAGGACTACGCAGTCCGGGCCCACCGATGACAAGTATCACCGCGGGGTGGTCGCGATCCGCACGGGATCTTCGCGGTATCCCGGCGCCGCGGTACTCAGTGTCTCTGCGGCCTGGCGCGCAGGGGCCGGGATGGTTCGATACGTGCCTCCGAACGAGGATCAGGCACCGCTGTTTGGCCTCCCGGCTCCGGCCGCAGCCGTCCTTGCGGCGCACCCCGAGACGGTTTTTGGTGACGCAGACAAACGAGGCTGCGATGCTTGGGTAATCGGTTCAGGATCAGACCCCGCCGAGCGCTCGGCAGCCGAGCGATCCCGGCTGCTTGAAATCCTTGGCGGCGAGGCGCCCGTGGTGATCGATGCCGGGGCGCTTGAACTCGCGGGGGCGCAGGTGAAGGGCGTGCGCGCGCCCGCAATCCTGACGCCGCACCTCGGAGAGTTTGCCCGGTTATGGCGAGGCTGCGGCCTCGGCGCCCCGCCCGGCCAGGATCACGCCACACAGTCCGGGCGCTCTCACGCCGCGCGTCCGTCGGCCGACCACACTGATGCGAAGGGCCAGGCCGAAGCAGCGGCGCACCTCGCGGCGCGACTCGGCGCAACGGTGCTCTTGAAGGGCTCAACGACCGTCGTGGCGACCCCAAACGGACGCTGCATTCTCTCCGGCCCCGCTACCCCGTGGCTCGCGACGGCAGGAACCGGAGACGTACTGGCGGGGATCCTCGGCTCACTCCTCGCCGCACACTCTTTTGAGGTACGCGCGGATCAGGAGCGGCTTGCGGAGCTTGGCGCAACCGCCGCCGTGTTGCACGATACCGCCGCGCGCATTGCTGCGGGGGATCCCGATGCCACAGGGGCGGGCCACCCGATCACCGCCGCCGATGTTGCCGCCGCGATCCCACAGGCCTGGATGCGCGTCACCCAGTCCTGA